Genomic DNA from Leptospira hartskeerlii:
CTCCAGGGAATAAACATATGGAAGTGATAGGAAGTGGAGCTCAGTTTATCGTTAAAATAACGGATGGACCACTCGTAAATCGTCACAGACCTTCTGTGGATGTATTATTTCATTCGGTTGCGAAACATGTAGGACGAAATGCAAAAGCATTTTTACTTACGGGTATGGGCGCAGATGGTGCAGCAGGATTATTAGAGATCAGACAAGCAGGCGGAAGAACAATCGCTCAAGACGAAACAAGTTCTGTAGTATTCGGTATGCCAAGGGAAGCCATAGAAAGAGGAGCTGCGGAGAAGATACTTTCCTTAGGAGATATTCCTTCAGAGATTCTCGCCGGTTAAAAACTTAAGCGAGAATCTTAGAAGTATAACTTATAGGAGAGAGAAAGTTACCTTATTCTTTCTATCTTGGATCTCTTCCGGAGTCTCGATCTTAATAACCTCGTCCGGAACAATCTTGAAGATAGTCTGTCCTTTTTGGATAATCTTTCCGTCACTGTCTTGCAAGATCACTTCCTTGACAGTTCCGGAGAATGGAGCGGTTATTTTATTGAACATCTTCATTACTTCCACGATGAATAAAGGTTGGCCAACTTTGAAGTGCTCACCTTCTTTCACCATTGGAGGAAGTTCTGGTGCTTCCTTGGAGTAGAACATTCCACCCATTGGTGAAACGATCTCATCTGAACTTGCTTTAGGAGCAGGCGCTAAGAATTTGATGAATGCGTCTCTTGTGTCAGCCTTCTTAAATTCTTCCGGGATCACTGGTTCTAAATTCTCATCAACTCCCAGTTTATAGAAGCCTGATTTGTTTCCAAGATTTGGAATAATTTTAAGTAATTCTAATCCGATTTGGAATCCTTTGTGAGAAGCAATTGCCTTAGTCCAAACCGAAGAGTCCACGCCTGCAGGAGCCTTTCCTGCAAAAACAGAATCCCAATCTGTGGAATCCGCTTTTTTGCCGGTAAGTCTTTCCAGTTCTTTATAAAATGCTAATGCAGATTGTAAAACCTTCTGATCATGATCCCAGATCTGTTCGGAAGGAGATTGGTGTAACTCACCTTCCATATGTAAATAATAGTATAGGTCGGAAAGAATATGGATCGGATTTCGTAACCAAGTCACTTGGTCTTTTTCGAACTTCCAAGAAACGTTTTCATGATAACCCAAAAATCCTGCTAAAACATGAGCGTCCGAGAGTATCTCTCCCAGAGGTCTTGTGATCAAGGTTAGCTTACGAGAAAGGACCTTCTTCCCTTCGGCTGGAGCATTTGAAAGAACCTTCGTCCAAGCAACTTCAAGATCTACGTCTTTGCCCAAACTTTCAAGAGCACCCACTCCTGCAAGGTATGAGATCATAAACGCAGTAGAAGGTTTGAATAGAGGATCCTTTCCTAAGATCCAGTGGATCAATCCATAATGAACAAGTAAGTTCGTTTGTAGATCCTGACCTCTAAGCTCGGTCTTTCTTAGAACATTCCCGAGTCTGCGAAGATTATCTTCCCTACTTGTTCCGTAAGTGATCAAAAGTGCGATATTCGAATCGTAAGCACCGGCTACTTTATAATGTACGAATAGACCTGTATCAGGATTTCTAACGGAAATGCCTTGGTCATCTCTGATCTCTTCCGGTAGAGGTTTAGACCAACTTAGAATAACGCCGCCAGCGTGAGGTTGGATCGCTTTATTCGTAGCATTGATACGAACTTCCGCGCCGGAAATATTTCGAACAACACGTTCCGGTTTAGGTAGTCTTTTTCCGTGAAGAGCTAAAAGAGCCATTGCCTCGATCAAACTATCTACGATAAAAAATTCGGATTTGTTTTCAGGATTGGTGAACTTCAATGAATACACCATCTCGGTGACTCTATGCTCTACTTGGATCCTGGTGTTCATCTCCATGAAGAAGTGATTGGTCCCTTCTACAATCAACTCGAAGGTGGAAACACTATTTAAAGCGACTGCTTGTCCGAATCTTTCGGATTGCTCTTCCATTTCTTTGAGGACTTGAAGGTCTGCCTTCATGATCTCCGCTTTTTTAGGCGATGTTTTTTCAAGAATTGCGATCTCGTTTTGTAGAAGTTCCTGAGTAAGTGAGATCTCCAGAAGTTTCTGTTCGTGCATCTGAACGGAACAGTCCCTTCCACCTAAAGCAAGACACCATTCTCCGTTACCGATCAACTGGATCTCATTATGCCTGGTCTTTTCGATATTTAATTCTATCAAAAAGTTTCTATTGGAACCAGGAGCGGTTACTTTAGATTCCGATAATATTTCTTGTACTGCAGTCTTTACTTCTTCCGGTTTGGAAACTACCCGTTGGCCTTTTCCTCCGCCACCGCCCACATATTTAAAACGGATACGGTTGCTTGGGTATTTTTTCCAGATCTCAGCAGTTTCAATTTCTGCCTGAGCCTGTAATTCAGGAATGGTTACTAACTCTACGATTTTTTCATAACCGGCATATAATAGCGCTTCCGCATTTTCTTCCAAAGAGACGGAAGAATTATAAGTGTAGCTTAATCCCTTTTCTTTCGCAAGAGCAACTAACGCTTTTTCGTCCTTTGCTTTTTTGAGAAGGCAAGTAGCAGAGATCGTATCCACACCTGGGGTCACAGAAACATTCAGTTTACGAGCGAGTTTTTTAGCTTCGTCTTTAGAGCCCGCTTGGTGAGCCACATGAGAAGAAGGTCCCATGAATGTAATTCCGCTCTCTTCGATTGCCTCGATAAATTCGGAATCTTCTGCCATGAATCCGTAACCGGCAAAGATATGAGTGTATCCGTTATCTTTTGCGATTTGGATGATTTGTTTAATTCTTGCAGCTTTTTCTTCCGCACCGGCTCCCATGTAGTCAGGAACTCGGTGGATATTGGAAGGGAATCTGAAGTCTCTAAGTTCCGGAGCGAGTGCCATCGGATAAACGACCGAATCTTTTTCCGAAAGTAAAATACCGTATTCTCTGATCCCGATTTGGTCGAAAATTTCCATTGCTTCTTTTCGAACTGGGCCTCGGCAGACGATCAGACATTTGATCGTCTCTAAGGAAAAAGAATGGAGCCAAGGAGAAGTAGATTCGCGAAATGTAATGCGCCGATTTTGGTAGTCGATCATCTTTGTTTACTCGAATTCCCTTTGAGGTCCGGACATCGGTCCAGGTTTGTAGTGTCGGATTAAATAATCTAAGTTTTTGAATAGGATGTTTCTGGTGGTTCCCGGAAGAACGATCCTAGAAACGGAACCTAACGATAATGCTTCCTTAGGATTCATAAGTTCCTTCTCGTATTTTTGAGAGAGAAGTTGCAGTTTTTTATCCCTGGTTGCAGCGGCATCTTTTTCAGAGGTGCCATTCTTCAGATTTTCCTTATATTCTTTTTGGATCGCAGTTATCTCGTCTTTGTAGACGTAGTCCTTACCTGCAGGTCCCATAACAGCAATCCTTGCAGTAGGAAGTGCAAATACCATGTCCGCACCGGTATGGTAAGAGTTAAAACTTGCGTAAGCTCCACCGAATGCGTTTCTGATGATAAGAGTTAATCTTGGAGTGCGGATATCTATGATCGAATCCAGAAGTTTTCTTCCTTCGAGCACAATCCCATTTTGCTCCTGTTCTTTTCCAGGTAAGAATCCGGTAGTATCTTCCAAGAATATTAAAGGAATATTATATACATTACAGAAACGGATAAATCGAGTACCTTTTCTTGCGGCGCCAATATCGATCTGACCGGAAGAAACAGCAGAGTTATTCGCTACGAAACCAACCACATGTCCGCCCAATCTACCGAATGCAGTAACTAAGTTTCTGGATCTTTGAGGCTGGATCTCGAAGTATTGTCCATGGTCGCAAATATTCTGGATATATAATGTGATATCAAATGGAGTATTCATTCCTGTAGGGGAATTGAATGTCTTTTTGAATAAGATCTCTTCTTCATAGATAAATCTATCTGTAGGATCAGAAGTAGGATGGAAAGGTGCAGCACTTGAACTATTATCAGGAATATAAGATAGAAGTCTGAGTGCAGTTCTTAATGCTCCTAACTCGTCGTTAGTAACTAAGTCCACTACCCCGCTTTGTCCGTGGACTTTAGGTCCTCCCAGATCGTCTGCGCTGATATCCTCACCTAAAACTGATTTAACAACTCCGGGTCCGGTCAAACCGAAGAACGTATTTTCCGGTTGGATCATGAAGGAACCTTGTCTCGGAAGATAAGCTCCACCACCCGCGTTAAATCCGAACATGAGCATTAAGCTTGGGACCACACCGCTAATCTTTCTGAGTGCTGTGAATGCTTCGGAGTATCCGTCCAGACCGCCAACCCCGGCAGGAACATAGGCACCAGCGGAGTCGTTCATCCCGATCAGAGGAATTCCATGTTCCCCTGCCATATAGATGAGCCTTGCAAGTTTATTTCCGTTAGTAGCATCCATGGACCCCGCTCTTAGAGTGAAGTCATGTCCGTAGATTGCTACGTCCCTTCCGTTAATATTTAAAATACCTGTGATTAAGGAAGCGCCATCTAAATTTTTTCCCCAGTTTTGATAGAGAATATTTGGCTCTGAATTGGTAAGGACTTTGATCCTTTCCCAAACAGTCATTCTTCCTTTAGAATGTTGTACGAGGATCCGATCCGTTCCTCCTCCTTGCAGAGGTTTTTCCAGTAATTCTTTGCCCATTGCATTGGCATCGTCGTAAATACTGGAGACGGGTTGGGATTCCGAAGATTCAGAAGATTGAAACGGATTATCTATAGAGTACGCTTGTTCCGACATACGGTACACAGTTTTTAGAGAAAGGCCAGGGAGGAAAGCTTAAAAATGTTGAAAGAAGAAGGAAAGGAAATCTAAAGTTTGGCCCCGCCGATTTAGAAGATTAAAAAACGGCGGTTCGGGAAAAGTATTTATTGGAGGCTTGAATCTACGGTATCATAAATCTTAAAAAGGGAATCCATATCAATGATCTCGAAAACCTTACGGACTGCAGGGCGTAAAGCGGCAAGTTTTAGTTGGATCTCTCTTTCCTTACAAACTCTTAAGGAACCTACGATGACTCTCAAACCTGCAGAAGAAACGAACTCCACGTTGGACATATCTAAGACGATATTGGGCTCAGTAGCCTTTCGGATATGATCCATGAACGCCTGTTCTACCCTATGGGTATTATGAACATCCATATTTCCAATTAGATGGATCACTCTAGAGTTCCCTTTTATTTCTACCGTCAGTTCCATTTTACCCCCATCTTCAGCGGAAAAATTTTTGGAGAGTGAGTATGTTTCTTCCCTCTTCCATTTTATAATCCACCACGTCCATCAATGTCTCGATTAGATACACACCGAATCCGCCTTTTCTTTTTCCGGTGAGGTTTTCCTCTATGGACGGGTCTTTCACATTCGTTCTGTCGAATCCTTTTCCGGAATCAGTCAGCACGATCGTGATAGAATCTTCAGTGAACCGAATTTTACAATCGAATTTCGGATTTCTAAGCAGAGTATCTTTATAACCGTGCATTACGATATTTGTAGCCGCCTCGTCTCCCGCTAAAAGAATATCGTCTCTTAAGAAATCAGGCAGATTTCTGACTTTGATCGCATCATATATAAATTCTCGGAAGATAGGAATTTGTCCGGTATTTGCGTCGAAAGTCCTGAAAAATTGAAAATCATTATTATACTTCAATAGAAGCACAGTGAAATCGTCGAAAGGTTCTTTTCCGGAGGAGAAGGAACGGATGGTGGCATACAATTCTTCCACAATCTTTCGAGCGGGAAGATGTCTTCTGGATTTGATTTCTTCGATCATTCTTTCCAGACCGAACTCATTTCCTTGAGCATCTTTTTCCTCTACTGCTCCGTCGGTATAAAGAACAAAAATATCTCCGGGTTTGACCGTGAAATTTCCACCTTTATATTTTGCAGTCGGGATTACACCTAGAGGAGGCCCCTGTCCTTTCAACAATTCGTAAGAACCGTCTTCTTTGATCCAGACCTGGTCGTTATGACCTGCAGATGCGTATTCAATCGTAAACAAGGAAGGATTATAATGAATGAAGAATGCGGTGACGAACATTCCAAAATGTGAATCTTCGAAAATCAGCTCATTTCCCTGTCTTAAAATTTCCTCAGGACTTAAGTCATGGTTTCTAGCAAGAGTCCGAATGATAGAAGAGCTCATCGCCATAAAGAGTGCCGCAGGAAGACTTTTTCCGGAAACATCCGCAATCAAAAAGGAATACTGACCATCGCTGTACTGGTAATAATCGTAAAAATCTCCGGATACGTCTTTTGCAGGAACGGAAAGAATTCCTAAATCAAAGTTGGAATGAAATACTTTTTCAGAAGGAAGAATATTCTGTTGGATCTTACGCGTAATTTCCATCTCCTGTTGGATCGCTTTTTTCTCCAACATCTCCGTTCTGAGACGGAATGCTTCGAATCCCTTTGTAAACTGGGAAGCCATTGTCTGCAATAATCGGAAGTCCGAATCCTGGTAAGAAAGTTTATCCTTTCTGTCCGCAACAGTCAAGGCCCCGTAAGGTTCCCCGCTAGATAAGAATAATGGAACGATAATATAAGATCCCTTTAAATATCTTCTGTCCAATTCATGTGGGAACGGTTGGTCTAAAATATCTCTTTTTAAGACCGGAAGACCTTCTATTACACTGGATATGACCTGAGTTCCCGAAATTTCATCTTCTGAAAACCTATCTATCTTTTCGGTCTCTCCATCGTAATAAGCACAATTAATGAAATTCTCTTTAGAAAGACTATACAAGAAAATACCGGCAACACTCGCATCCAACTCTCTAATAATAAGTCTGATAGACTTTCGAACTAAACCTAATCTGTTTGTAGAAAGACTAACTGCTTGAGATAAGTCGAATAAAGACTCTAACTCTGAAACTTTCTTGCGAAGATCCTTGTTTGCATTCTCTAGATTTTGAAGAAGTCCTGTCTTTTGGATGGCTAACGCGGAAGTTCCCGAAAAACTTAGGAAAAGTTCTAGATCTTCTCCGGTAAACTTTTCTCTATCCACAGTATTGATCGCTTCTATCACACCAATAACTTCGTCGTTTGCAACCAAAGGTGCAGCCATGATATTTCGAGTAGTGAATTGAGAAGCCTTATCTACTTCCTTATAAACCCGATCATCATTTTGTGCATCATTAATGATCATAGGTTTACGTTCTCGAACTACTAGTCCTGCTACACCTTTTCCTACAGGTACCTGCATCTTAGTGACTGCTTCACTCTTTTCTCCGAGCACCGTATGAAAGTAGAGATATTCTTTGGATTCATCTAAAAGGAGAACGCTGCAAGCCTCCGTCCTAAATACTGTTTTAGAGGAAAGCATGATTGCTTCTAATAATTGAGAAAGATCTAAGGAAGAATTGATCAATCCGGAAACACGTATCACTTCCGTGAGTAAGAAGTCGAAACGTTCTGATTGTCTTTTGGCTTGCGCAGCTTCTAATACTAACTGAGTGGTTGCGAGTAAGGAAAGTGTGACTAAGGAAGCATCTCCGGAAACATGAGATTCTTTTAATAGTCTTCCTACTGTTTTACATGTAGTACGAAGAAGTTCGAAATCGGTTTTAGAAAAACGATCCGCAGTTGTTTTGCCTTGTAAAACCAAAACTGCGTAACTTGCACGTTTTGCTTGGGCAGTTGAGTCCAAATCATCCACTTTCAATCGAACGACTAAAAGCGGATAGTTGCTTGGGGATTTTGCCCAGGGAGGAGTTTTACCTCTTTCTAAAAGTAGATCTTTTCCGGATTGAGAAAATGCCCAGTGAGCGGCTTCGATCAGTTCTCTTTCGTTACGACCGGATATCTGCCGTATGTTCGCGGATTCTGTTGTGGAAAAAATACCACCCAAATCCGCGTGAGTGAGTGCAATTGCCTCTCTCAAAAAACTATCAAAGATAGAGGAGACCCCTAAACCTTCTTCTAGAAAGAAGGAACCGTCGCTTCGACTTCTGAGTAGGGTCTCCTGTTTTTTTATATGGGTCAAGGTCGAAAAATTAGGATTGGAATTTAAGGGATTCTTCCCTTAATCTTTTATTAGCGTGTTCAAGTTCTTTGATGCGATTCATTGCGGAAATTAATTCGTCTCTGGATAAGTTAGTCACGATTGAAGTTGCATCAAAAGCTTCTTTAACATCTTTTAATTCTTGTCCGGAGTATTGGATGATTGTTTCGTACATACGAATGATCTCATCCGCATTTTCCAACTCCTGCTCATTCAATCTCAAAACTTTCTCATAACCTTTAATGATATCGTTTTGGATCTTTATTTTTTTCTGTAGCTCCTCGACGGAATCGCTCATCCGATTGCTCCTAATAATATATATTGACAGCATGCCCAAGGAGACCAAGTTGGAATCGAAGGGGATGTAGCTCAGTTGGGAGAGCATTTGAATGGCATTCAAAAGGTCGGGGGTTCGATTCCCCTCGTCTCCAACTCTCAAGCCGAACCTAATAGATAGTTTCCTTTCCTAATCACTGTCAAGACTAATGCGAGAGAATCATTGGACTTTTACCAGCCGGGGAAATCCCAAAAAAGACGAGGTGCTTTGGCTCCGGGACCCCTTACATTCTTTCGACCGATCCTTTAGCCCGGAACTTTCTTCCGAATATTATCTTACGGTGGCAGAAGGTCCTGAAAAATTCTCCGGATTTTCCAATGCAGATATTCTGGATTTTCTTCTGAAAAGAAAGAAGAAACAAATTCTAATTGCGGAAGGATTTTCCGCTAGATTGGTCTGGCCACTTCTTACCCAGCCTAATGACAAAATACTTTCTGCATTTCTGATTTTCCCGAATCCTCTGCCGGTATCCGGATACTCAGCGTCTATTTTAGAAAAAACGGATTGGTTTTTGCGAAATTTGACCCAGATCCCTAAGTTCTTTTTCGACCCATTCGGTTTTGAAAAGCTTTGGAACGGATTGGAAAAGGAAGATCTTTATTCCCAAAAGGCAAAATGTCCATTAGGTCTACTTCTTCCCAGAACCGTCGGACCCTTAGAAACGCAAGCGGAAATATTGCAAAATCTTTCTGTCGGAACTTCAGTACTTAGGTGGGAAGCTCAAAATCCAAGATTTTTAGAACCGACCGCTGGAATGCTGTCTAAAATCCTAGAACCATTCTTAAAATCTGGTGGGCAAAAACCGGTGAAGGATAGCTCTAGGACAAGGTTCTGAAAATGTCAGTGCGCAAAATTCTCAAAATCGGCGATCCTCTTCTAAGAAAGACCAGTGAAACTGTTCATCCCGACGAACTGGGAACCAAAGAGTTCAAAAAGTTGATCCGGGACATGTTTGATACAATGAGACATGCAGACGGAGTTGGACTTGCCGCCCCTCAAATCGGTATCATGAAGAAGATCGTGGTAGTCGGTTCCGATCCGGAAGATGACAGTCCATCCAGAGTTCCGGAAAGAATTCTTATCAATCCTGAGATCAAACCGATCACGGATTCAGTAGACGGTAATTGGGAAGGTTGTCTTTCCGTTCCGGGCATGAGGGGTTATGTAGAAAGACCCAATAAGATCGAAATGAAATGGATGGATGAAAAAGGAAATTCCCACGAAGAGACAATTGAGGGATATTCCGCAGTCGTATACCAACATGAATGCGATCACCTAAACGGAGTTTTGTACGTAGATAGATTAAAGAGTACAAAAATGTTCGGCTTCAACGACTCCATGGAACTAACCGGTCCTATCTTGGACTAAACGAACTTCTCTCCTAAATTTTTAAGCAGAATACCCCTATGAAAAGTATCATCGAATATTTCCTCTCGAAAAGTATCTTCGTAAACCTACTCACCGTTCTAATCATTCTTGCAGGAAGTTTTCTTGCAGTAAAAATGAATAGAGAAGCGTTCCCAAATATCAACTTCGATATAGTTTCTATCTCTACTTTGTATTTAGGTGCTTCTCCCCAAGAGGTGGAAAAGTTAGTCACTAATCCTCTTGAAAAAGCGATCAAAGAAGTGGATGGGATTAAAGAATATAGATCCGCTTCTATCGAGGGTCGATCCGGGATCGTGATCACATTGGATCCGGATACAAAGGATACCCAAAAGGTGGTGGATGATATCAAATCCGCCATAGACCGGGTAGAAGATCTTCCGGAAGAAGTGGAAGATCCTATCGTAACCGAGATCACAACTGCAAGAAC
This window encodes:
- a CDS encoding biotin/lipoyl-containing protein, with product MIDYQNRRITFRESTSPWLHSFSLETIKCLIVCRGPVRKEAMEIFDQIGIREYGILLSEKDSVVYPMALAPELRDFRFPSNIHRVPDYMGAGAEEKAARIKQIIQIAKDNGYTHIFAGYGFMAEDSEFIEAIEESGITFMGPSSHVAHQAGSKDEAKKLARKLNVSVTPGVDTISATCLLKKAKDEKALVALAKEKGLSYTYNSSVSLEENAEALLYAGYEKIVELVTIPELQAQAEIETAEIWKKYPSNRIRFKYVGGGGGKGQRVVSKPEEVKTAVQEILSESKVTAPGSNRNFLIELNIEKTRHNEIQLIGNGEWCLALGGRDCSVQMHEQKLLEISLTQELLQNEIAILEKTSPKKAEIMKADLQVLKEMEEQSERFGQAVALNSVSTFELIVEGTNHFFMEMNTRIQVEHRVTEMVYSLKFTNPENKSEFFIVDSLIEAMALLALHGKRLPKPERVVRNISGAEVRINATNKAIQPHAGGVILSWSKPLPEEIRDDQGISVRNPDTGLFVHYKVAGAYDSNIALLITYGTSREDNLRRLGNVLRKTELRGQDLQTNLLVHYGLIHWILGKDPLFKPSTAFMISYLAGVGALESLGKDVDLEVAWTKVLSNAPAEGKKVLSRKLTLITRPLGEILSDAHVLAGFLGYHENVSWKFEKDQVTWLRNPIHILSDLYYYLHMEGELHQSPSEQIWDHDQKVLQSALAFYKELERLTGKKADSTDWDSVFAGKAPAGVDSSVWTKAIASHKGFQIGLELLKIIPNLGNKSGFYKLGVDENLEPVIPEEFKKADTRDAFIKFLAPAPKASSDEIVSPMGGMFYSKEAPELPPMVKEGEHFKVGQPLFIVEVMKMFNKITAPFSGTVKEVILQDSDGKIIQKGQTIFKIVPDEVIKIETPEEIQDRKNKVTFSLL
- a CDS encoding acyl-CoA carboxylase subunit beta — protein: MSEQAYSIDNPFQSSESSESQPVSSIYDDANAMGKELLEKPLQGGGTDRILVQHSKGRMTVWERIKVLTNSEPNILYQNWGKNLDGASLITGILNINGRDVAIYGHDFTLRAGSMDATNGNKLARLIYMAGEHGIPLIGMNDSAGAYVPAGVGGLDGYSEAFTALRKISGVVPSLMLMFGFNAGGGAYLPRQGSFMIQPENTFFGLTGPGVVKSVLGEDISADDLGGPKVHGQSGVVDLVTNDELGALRTALRLLSYIPDNSSSAAPFHPTSDPTDRFIYEEEILFKKTFNSPTGMNTPFDITLYIQNICDHGQYFEIQPQRSRNLVTAFGRLGGHVVGFVANNSAVSSGQIDIGAARKGTRFIRFCNVYNIPLIFLEDTTGFLPGKEQEQNGIVLEGRKLLDSIIDIRTPRLTLIIRNAFGGAYASFNSYHTGADMVFALPTARIAVMGPAGKDYVYKDEITAIQKEYKENLKNGTSEKDAAATRDKKLQLLSQKYEKELMNPKEALSLGSVSRIVLPGTTRNILFKNLDYLIRHYKPGPMSGPQREFE
- a CDS encoding STAS domain-containing protein — its product is MELTVEIKGNSRVIHLIGNMDVHNTHRVEQAFMDHIRKATEPNIVLDMSNVEFVSSAGLRVIVGSLRVCKEREIQLKLAALRPAVRKVFEIIDMDSLFKIYDTVDSSLQ
- a CDS encoding SpoIIE family protein phosphatase → MFDSFLREAIALTHADLGGIFSTTESANIRQISGRNERELIEAAHWAFSQSGKDLLLERGKTPPWAKSPSNYPLLVVRLKVDDLDSTAQAKRASYAVLVLQGKTTADRFSKTDFELLRTTCKTVGRLLKESHVSGDASLVTLSLLATTQLVLEAAQAKRQSERFDFLLTEVIRVSGLINSSLDLSQLLEAIMLSSKTVFRTEACSVLLLDESKEYLYFHTVLGEKSEAVTKMQVPVGKGVAGLVVRERKPMIINDAQNDDRVYKEVDKASQFTTRNIMAAPLVANDEVIGVIEAINTVDREKFTGEDLELFLSFSGTSALAIQKTGLLQNLENANKDLRKKVSELESLFDLSQAVSLSTNRLGLVRKSIRLIIRELDASVAGIFLYSLSKENFINCAYYDGETEKIDRFSEDEISGTQVISSVIEGLPVLKRDILDQPFPHELDRRYLKGSYIIVPLFLSSGEPYGALTVADRKDKLSYQDSDFRLLQTMASQFTKGFEAFRLRTEMLEKKAIQQEMEITRKIQQNILPSEKVFHSNFDLGILSVPAKDVSGDFYDYYQYSDGQYSFLIADVSGKSLPAALFMAMSSSIIRTLARNHDLSPEEILRQGNELIFEDSHFGMFVTAFFIHYNPSLFTIEYASAGHNDQVWIKEDGSYELLKGQGPPLGVIPTAKYKGGNFTVKPGDIFVLYTDGAVEEKDAQGNEFGLERMIEEIKSRRHLPARKIVEELYATIRSFSSGKEPFDDFTVLLLKYNNDFQFFRTFDANTGQIPIFREFIYDAIKVRNLPDFLRDDILLAGDEAATNIVMHGYKDTLLRNPKFDCKIRFTEDSITIVLTDSGKGFDRTNVKDPSIEENLTGKRKGGFGVYLIETLMDVVDYKMEEGRNILTLQKFFR
- the def gene encoding peptide deformylase, yielding MSVRKILKIGDPLLRKTSETVHPDELGTKEFKKLIRDMFDTMRHADGVGLAAPQIGIMKKIVVVGSDPEDDSPSRVPERILINPEIKPITDSVDGNWEGCLSVPGMRGYVERPNKIEMKWMDEKGNSHEETIEGYSAVVYQHECDHLNGVLYVDRLKSTKMFGFNDSMELTGPILD